AATGAGGATCTTGGGATTGGTGTCAAATGGATGCTGTTCCCAGCTGAATAGCAAAGCCCATTCATAGTCATCCAAGTCTTCGACTTGCTAATGCTAATGAATTACTTTCTGGCCCTCTGCAGAGGGAAGGACTAACCACGAAAAGGTGGGTTGAGAGTGGCATAAAGCAGGTATTGAGAGTATGAAATTCGCACCATCTAAATCCAGATCACAGCTTTAacacctttttttatttatagaacCTTGTTAAGGTTATAATTTCTAGCTGTTCGCGAAGCTTTAACATAGCAAGCAGTCGTTTCTCGTGCCAAGTTCAGTGATGACTAACACCATTCGCAGGACTGTTTTGTAATTTCAGATCAGCCCACATTAACGGGAAGTTACATTGTCCCATCAGTCGTTTAGATGATGCCCAAGAGTTGCTGAGGCCACTTGGCCATGCAGGCTCTCCTGGTTGAACACTGACATCAGTTTTTCCAGGAtagttttttaagaaaaattccTAATGAAGTTAGAGAGGTTGAATTCTGCTCCCtctggttgattttttttgcatgagGACCTTTCATTCCTCTGTTCTAAAAGCTACCGACAAAAATAAGCAGGGGAGGTATTGCATAAGCACCACAGTCATTTGCTCGATCTGCATTTCTTGGTGCATGAGATCAGCTCTGAATATCTGATATGGGAAAGCTACTGGTGCACAACTGTTGTAACTGATAGGAGTTACCTCTATGAGTCATCTGCTAGGATGGTAAGttggtccttttttttttgtttcagttcaaGTTTTTATGAGTGTTTTTATAAAGCCTCATTGCTGTTACTGTAAATCCCAGGAAAAGCTGGCACAGAGTCTTTATAATATGAATCAGTGCATCTATACGCTTCCAAGTGACCTTGCAGTCTGGAAAAATACTCtgtgtttaaaggaaaaaaaagcagagctgctgtaaAAAAGGTTGTGGAGGGGTTAAGGCAGAGCTGTTGCTCCCTCAGATGTGCCGCCTTCCCTGTCATGGGGACTGTCACCAGGCAAGTGGCTCCTGGTGCCAGCTACGACAGACGGCTTTACTGCCCTCGGATCGTGATCTCAGGCACGGAGCATCCACTGTGCAGATGGCAAAGCTACATCAGCCCCAAAAATAAGGTTGTGGCTAATGCCCTGGCCAGTCCTAGCCTTCCACAGGCTGGAGCAGTTCAGGAACTGCTTTAGCTTcagaaaaaattgaaaaaaaaaaaaccccaaagccaaAACAACCCAAGaaaaccaccagaaaaaaaaaaaaaagaaaagttattcctttttttccactccctcttttttttttttttagtgtgacAATCTCTGGTCACTCCAAGCCCATAAAACATGGGCTTGTGTTGCAGAGAAATTGTGCTTCCTTAGGAAATACCCCAGTGCACAGAGTTGTGTGAATGCCAAAAGCTGCAGAGGTGGTGGGAGGGGAAGGCTGGGAGCCAGGAACATGTGTGTGATGCTGCCCTTGAGTTCTGGGGCTTTGccttctcctgcagctccagccaaAGACTCTTCAGAGCTTCAGAGCTCCTGGCAtctctgcaggcagagctcctTGGCTCAGGCACGGTGCTTTGAGCTGGCGAGAAACTTCCCAACAGGATGGTTGGAAAATGCCAGTTTGGAAGAAATCAGAACGTTCTGTGGggaatgttttgatttttcatcAGGTTTTTCCCAAGGTGACCCTGCTTGGTGTCACCTCTTGTGCTGCTGAGCCAGGAGCCTGGGCACGCAGGAGCCCAGCCGCTGCTCTCCCTGACAGAGCACTGGTGATGGTCTTGGGAGGGTAGGGCAATTCTGgtatttttcctcctcaaacGAAAATATGATGTGGGCTCTAAAACAGgcgtgtttgtgtgtgtgttttaaagcAGATAATTCACAGATTGTATGTGTGAAAACACGGTAAATCCAAGGTCAAGTTAAATTTTTCCAGTGAAAGAGGCAGGAAGTGATTTATTGAGTGAAACAGTTAAATACCAGGATAATTGTGCTTTGTCTAATGCCTAGGGAACTAacacctcctctttctccttgtcctcaGGTTCATCAGCAGTTATGAACATTTGTCAACGTTTGACAGCAATCCCTTGGGACATCATGAATCTGCTGGAATCTAGACCACAGAGCACTTGCAATAGCACtttttaaattctcattttgtttaagtgaaagaaaaataatcatctgAATCAACTGTAGCGATGGCTAGCAAAAGAAAATCCACAACCCCCTGCATGATACCGGTAAAAACACTGGTGCTTCAGGAGACTGACCTGGACACGGTAGAAGATGATCGCAAAGGAACACAAGAAGATGCTCCTGTGGAAGGGCCAGCAGCTGGTGATGCTGGTGCCAGTAACAGTAATAATGGAGCTTTGTCTAACGGGCACCGTGGTATTGCTGATAGTGACACTTACATCTGCAAGTCTTGTGACTTTGGATCTCAAGACGTTCAGAATTTCTTTGGGCACTTGGACTCTGAGCACTTAGACTTTAGCAAAGACCCTGCGTTCGCATGTGTTGCGTGCAACTTTCTGGCAAATAGCCACGAAGGGCTCTTGCACCACAATGCGGAGTCGCACGCTGGTGTAACGAGCTTCGTGTGGAGAGTGGTTAAGCAAGACAATCATACAGCTGTGGAACAAAGTCTCTGTGAGGCCACTGGCAGCCATGACCTTACAGGAGAGGTCCCTGAGGAAGGGGTGGATGGCCAATCTGAAATTATCATTACCAAAACCCCCATTATGAAGATAATGAAAGGTAAACAAGAAGCCAAAAAAATCCACACGCTGAAGGAGAATGCGTCGAGTCAATTGGGCAGTGAGTTGGAGGTGAAGGATGGAGAGCATGCGTTCCCAAACGGATCTGTGCCAGTCAGCCAGCCTGCTGCAAGTTCAACAAAATCATCTCATATAGTGAATGGCTCCATCATAGGAAATGTGCCTGTCCTGCAGGCGGGTGTCGCGCAGCTTGTGTCGCTGCCGCAGCAACCTCCCTTGCATCAGCAACTCCCTACGTCCAAGTCCCTTCCCAAGGTAATGATACCGCTAAGCAGCATTCCAACCTACAACGCCGCCATGGACTCCAACAGCTTCCTGAAAAACTCTTTCCATAAATTCCCCTACCCGACAAAAGCTGAGCTCTGCTACTTGACCGTGGTGACCAAGTACCcagaagagcagctgaagaTCTGGTTCACTGCCCAGAGGTTGAAGCAGGGCATCAGCTGGTCACCGGAGGAGATCGAAGATGCCAGGAAGAAGATGTTCAACACTGTTATTCAGTCCGTGCCGCAACCCACCATTACAGTTTTGAACACGCCACTGGTTGCAAATCCCGGGAGCGTCCCCCATCTTATTCAGGCTACTTTACCGGGCCACGTGGTGGGGCAGCCAGAGGGGACGGGGGGGCTGCTGGTCACACAGCCCATCATGGCAAATGGGTTGAAGGGCACCAGCTCCTCCTTCACCTTGGCAGTGAGTTCTGTCCCCAAGCTGCAGCCGGCGGCGCAGCACGGCACCGTGAGCTCCAGCAACGCGGCGGGCGTGAAGGTGGTCAGCAGCGGCCAGACGCTCCTCAGCGCATGTCCCACCATCTCCTCCCAGACCTTCCTGGATCCCAACGTGTACAAAAACAAGAAGTCCCACGAGCAGCTCTCGGCTTTGAAAGGCAGCTTCTGCAGGAACCAGTTCCCTGGCCAGGCTGAAGTCGAGCGCCTGACAAAGATCACGGGCCTCTCCACCAAGGAGATCCGAAAATGGTTCAGCGATAGGAGGTACCACTACAGGAATGTGAGAGGTGGAAGGGCCTTCCCTGGAGACACTGCTCTTGATTCCCTGCCTGAAATAGCCTTTGACGTCTCACCTCGAGGAGCCGACCTGAGCCCGGCGACGGCAGCTGTGCCGGCCCCTCACCACCCGGTGAGGCGGCAGTCGTGGCACCAGGCACCCGACTTCACACCAACCAAGTACAAGGAGCGAGCGCCAGAGCAGCTGAAGGCCCTGGAGAGCAGTTTTgcccaaaatcccctccctgcgGAGGAAGAGGTGAACCGCCTGAGGGGCGAGACGAAGATGACACGGAGGGAGATCGATAGCTGGTTCtcggagaggaggaaaaagaaggtaGTGGAGGAGAATAAGAAAGTGGAGGAGGCGGCTcgacaggaggaggaggaggcagaaaatggtggtggggaaggggaggacTCCTCGGATGAGATGAGGGCTGCAAGCGAAAATGTCTTGGTTGATGCCTCCGGCAACAACCTGAACTCAATGGAGCGGAAAGTGAGTCCCATCAAAATTAACCTGAAGAACCTCCGAGTGACTGAGTCCAATGGCAAAAACGAGTTACCGGGGGCCAGTGCAAGTGAGAAAGGGGACAGCAGCTCCAGCCGGCCGCCCAGCCCTCCGAAAACCaaaatgaactttaaaaaaacagccCAGCAGCGGCATCTGCTGAAGCAGATGTTCGTGCAGACCCAGCGGCCCACGAACCAGGAGTACGATGCCATCGTTTCGCAGACGGGCTTGCCGCGAGCTGAGGTCATTCGCTGGTTCGGGGACAGCCGGTACGGCTACAAGAACGGGCAGCTGAAGTGGTATGAGAACTACCGGCGGGGTGTTTTCCCCCCAGGGCTGGTGGAGGTCAGCCCCGCCGGccgggaggtgctggaggaatACTATGAGAAGCACAAGGGTCTGCGGGAGGAGGACCTACCCAGCCTGTGCGAGTGTTCCAGCCTCAGCGCCCAGCAGCTCAAGGTGTGGTTTGCCATGAAGGcggaggaggagagcaggagcaCCGTCCCTGAGGAAcccagtgctggtgaggcagcGGGAAGCCGCAAAGGGCCGTGTGAAGGTGGCTCGGAAGTGTCAGAGAGCAGCGAGTCGTGGGAGCCGGGCGGGCAGGAAGGCAGCGCTGGGACCCCCGATGCCCCTGGCCCACCACCCACCACACGGCTCGGTAagacctggggctgggctggctcCGCGGGAAGGTTTGGGCGAGCAGGGGGCACGTGTTTGAGCAACTGAGGCATTAGGGGAACGTTTAGCGTCTGGTATTGCCGTTTGGGATTTAGCTGAGGAAGCAGGGAGGAAACCCCTGGGAAAGACGGGGATCAGGGAGGGAGGATGAGCAGGGTCTGGCAAGatgctgtgcctgctcctgcctgccttGGTCACTGGGTGCTGCTTCTGTTCTGAAGCCAAATCCTGGCTTTATTTTAAGCCTAAGTAAAACCAGTGGGGAATATGGTCCCTTTATCTGCCCCAGGGAAAGGCAGCCCTTGGGTTCATTtatgaagaaggaaagggcCTGAGTGCTGTCCCCAGTGCCACTGGCTCCTTCTGTGCTGGGCAGCAGATGTAACCCACACCTGCCTGCGCAAGCAAGGGCCTTCtgccttccttctcctgctgccagctctccaGAGAtgagcatccttctctcttggGTGTTGAAGAtggaggctccaaggaggaAGAGGACATGGAGGGTTGGTGTTCATAGTTGCTGGCCCTACTCCTTCTCCTGTGGAGGAGAGGTGGTTTCCAAGCCCCTCTTGGGCTCTCCAGAAGTGCAGCTGGCGGCTGTTTCCTCCCCAGAGGGGTTCCCACTAGATGGGAATGGCTGAGCCCCTGCTCCATGCACACAGCCCCTTGCCAGCGTGCTGGGCAGCTGGgatcttctccagcccctctgaCTTGGTTTGGAGCCCCTCACACACTTCTGccagttagaaaaaaatttaaaaattcactGAAGTTCTTTACTTCCCTCCCCTGCCCAATGCAGAGGAGATGGAACGTGGATTGGAATGGGACCCTGCCCTTCTTGCAGCTGAGGGGTCCAGACGTG
The DNA window shown above is from Phaenicophaeus curvirostris isolate KB17595 chromosome 18, BPBGC_Pcur_1.0, whole genome shotgun sequence and carries:
- the ZHX3 gene encoding zinc fingers and homeoboxes protein 3 codes for the protein MASKRKSTTPCMIPVKTLVLQETDLDTVEDDRKGTQEDAPVEGPAAGDAGASNSNNGALSNGHRGIADSDTYICKSCDFGSQDVQNFFGHLDSEHLDFSKDPAFACVACNFLANSHEGLLHHNAESHAGVTSFVWRVVKQDNHTAVEQSLCEATGSHDLTGEVPEEGVDGQSEIIITKTPIMKIMKGKQEAKKIHTLKENASSQLGSELEVKDGEHAFPNGSVPVSQPAASSTKSSHIVNGSIIGNVPVLQAGVAQLVSLPQQPPLHQQLPTSKSLPKVMIPLSSIPTYNAAMDSNSFLKNSFHKFPYPTKAELCYLTVVTKYPEEQLKIWFTAQRLKQGISWSPEEIEDARKKMFNTVIQSVPQPTITVLNTPLVANPGSVPHLIQATLPGHVVGQPEGTGGLLVTQPIMANGLKGTSSSFTLAVSSVPKLQPAAQHGTVSSSNAAGVKVVSSGQTLLSACPTISSQTFLDPNVYKNKKSHEQLSALKGSFCRNQFPGQAEVERLTKITGLSTKEIRKWFSDRRYHYRNVRGGRAFPGDTALDSLPEIAFDVSPRGADLSPATAAVPAPHHPVRRQSWHQAPDFTPTKYKERAPEQLKALESSFAQNPLPAEEEVNRLRGETKMTRREIDSWFSERRKKKVVEENKKVEEAARQEEEEAENGGGEGEDSSDEMRAASENVLVDASGNNLNSMERKVSPIKINLKNLRVTESNGKNELPGASASEKGDSSSSRPPSPPKTKMNFKKTAQQRHLLKQMFVQTQRPTNQEYDAIVSQTGLPRAEVIRWFGDSRYGYKNGQLKWYENYRRGVFPPGLVEVSPAGREVLEEYYEKHKGLREEDLPSLCECSSLSAQQLKVWFAMKAEEESRSTVPEEPSAGEAAGSRKGPCEGGSEVSESSESWEPGGQEGSAGTPDAPGPPPTTRLETD